From Algoriphagus sp. NG3, the proteins below share one genomic window:
- a CDS encoding DUF1080 domain-containing protein: MNSKLLIICCCLFIKTIASSAQDSPIPFEVLTLQNLNDFQPTGSNWQLVQDVFYDLNGGKEKTTQGTGVLLNSMMKEGNQEIRMDFDHGDLELSLDFMMPKGSNSGIYLQGRYEVQLFDSWGVKNPTFADAGAIYQRWEAGRGAGREGFEGHPPLVNVSKAPGLWQSLKIVFRAPRFDAEGRKVSNAKFISVHQNGVLVQKNVEVTGPTRAAFFEDEQAFGPLVIQGDHGGVAIRNISYKMYGSEEVTLKDMNLTYYDSIKSINDFEQANPKGKMDIDVLAHLAPATRNEFSGSIEGILTVPNAGEYFFNLNLAWVPDDTPPGVINGAGKLFINDTEVVYVDGVTGKANGAIQLEAGTHQVKLNYFKTFGHWYAPSNDITLTVEGQGVAKTALNVPLRADDPVGQIAVGVRDKAEIQRGFLMHKDEKRTHTLAVGEPGGVNYAIDLSKGELLSVWRGDFVETTPMWYGRGETQLMLPMGSVVEFAGKPTVAVLPSKDTPWPNVVENFTYEGYELKKDGAPIISYKMPDLTIKETLDTQDAGRKLQHTVQVMAENSGEEVYVLLTQGSRIEKLPNGLYAIGDKAYYIELAGKKVSPIIRDSADGSQELILPVKLVGNSGVVTYSIVW, translated from the coding sequence ATGAATTCTAAATTATTAATTATTTGTTGTTGCTTGTTTATCAAGACAATAGCATCTTCGGCACAGGATAGCCCTATCCCATTTGAAGTGCTGACACTGCAGAATCTAAACGATTTCCAGCCTACCGGCAGTAATTGGCAACTAGTTCAGGATGTCTTTTATGATCTAAATGGTGGTAAAGAAAAAACTACCCAAGGAACAGGTGTCCTACTAAACAGCATGATGAAGGAAGGTAATCAAGAGATCCGGATGGATTTTGATCATGGAGACTTGGAACTATCCTTGGATTTTATGATGCCTAAGGGAAGCAACTCAGGCATTTATCTTCAGGGAAGGTATGAGGTTCAGCTGTTTGATTCTTGGGGAGTGAAAAACCCAACTTTCGCTGATGCAGGTGCTATCTACCAACGCTGGGAAGCTGGAAGAGGCGCAGGGCGTGAAGGTTTTGAAGGACATCCTCCACTAGTGAACGTAAGTAAAGCACCGGGACTGTGGCAATCACTGAAAATTGTCTTCAGAGCGCCGCGTTTTGATGCGGAGGGAAGAAAGGTCTCTAATGCCAAATTTATTTCTGTACATCAAAATGGTGTGCTGGTGCAAAAGAATGTAGAAGTTACTGGGCCTACACGTGCCGCTTTTTTTGAAGACGAACAGGCGTTTGGGCCTTTGGTAATTCAAGGAGACCATGGTGGTGTCGCCATTCGTAATATTAGCTATAAAATGTATGGTTCTGAAGAAGTGACCTTAAAGGACATGAACCTTACCTATTATGATAGCATAAAAAGTATCAATGATTTTGAGCAAGCCAATCCTAAAGGCAAAATGGACATTGATGTTTTGGCACATTTGGCTCCAGCTACCCGAAATGAGTTTTCAGGCAGCATTGAAGGAATATTGACTGTGCCCAATGCAGGGGAATACTTCTTTAATCTGAATCTGGCTTGGGTGCCTGATGATACTCCTCCTGGAGTGATTAACGGAGCAGGCAAACTCTTTATAAATGATACCGAAGTGGTCTATGTAGATGGTGTTACCGGAAAAGCCAACGGCGCTATTCAATTGGAAGCTGGAACCCACCAAGTAAAGCTGAACTATTTCAAAACTTTTGGGCATTGGTATGCTCCTAGTAATGATATTACGCTCACTGTAGAAGGACAAGGAGTAGCTAAAACCGCTCTTAATGTACCTCTTCGAGCGGATGATCCCGTAGGGCAGATCGCTGTGGGAGTTAGGGATAAAGCAGAAATACAACGTGGTTTTTTGATGCATAAGGATGAAAAGCGCACCCATACACTTGCGGTAGGTGAGCCTGGAGGGGTTAATTATGCAATCGACTTAAGTAAGGGTGAACTTTTAAGTGTATGGAGAGGGGATTTTGTGGAAACCACCCCAATGTGGTACGGAAGAGGTGAAACCCAATTGATGCTTCCCATGGGAAGTGTGGTTGAATTTGCCGGTAAACCTACAGTAGCAGTTCTACCATCCAAAGATACTCCATGGCCGAATGTGGTAGAGAATTTCACCTATGAAGGCTATGAATTGAAAAAAGATGGTGCTCCGATCATCAGTTATAAAATGCCAGATCTCACTATTAAAGAGACATTAGACACACAGGATGCAGGCAGAAAATTACAGCATACTGTACAAGTAATGGCAGAAAATAGCGGTGAGGAAGTCTATGTATTGCTTACGCAGGGCTCTCGCATCGAGAAATTACCAAACGGACTCTATGCTATAGGAGATAAAGCCTACTACATCGAGCTAGCAGGGAAGAAAGTTTCCCCGATTATCCGGGATTCTGCGGATGGCTCGCAGGAACTTATTTTACCTGTAAAATTGGTAGGGAATTCTGGAGTGGTCACATATTCAATCGTTTGGTAA
- a CDS encoding plastocyanin/azurin family copper-binding protein — translation MKNLMKFNNMKGFAFALACLFIGQAELKAQGRAPVALPDTEDDFYKMISLPVPEDVILEVGGMATMPDGSLAICTRRGEVWIVSSPEISGSEQPVYKRFAHGLHEPLGLAYHEGDIYVTQRSELTRLTDTDGDGKADVYKKIVSWPLSGNYHEYSYGPVFLPNGNMLVTLNVGWSNSLGHGVSLVPWRGWTLEITPEGEMKPFAAGMRSPAGYGLNAEGDFFYTENQGDWVGSGRISHVEKGDFLGNAESLAWSGLPGSTVTLKKEDIPNTGEPMYDVSKRVPGLKAPAIWLPHGIMGISTSGFLNDNTAGGFGPFANQVFVGDQGQSNIARIDFEKIDGVYQGVAFPFREGFSSGILRMVWGNDASMFVGMTSRGWSSTGKELFSLQRLVWTGRMPFEMKTIKSKPDGFEIEFTQPVNKEVAENPANYQVTGFTYKYQAAYGSPVINNEACNIIGVVVSEDGMKARLVVENLRLGYIHEIKAEGVESTTGKNLLHPVGYYTLNNFGKGELVDVAPFKARHDHEMMMKAMADSVAQAQAEAEAKAQAAAAKKQEAANKPAAPKMGKHVTSMPADWGGKADLTINMGTKPGLKFDPAQVQVKAGSKVKLVFQNVDDMLHNLVIVMPGTALEVGEAAMKLGLEGQQKDYIPNTSKVLVHTKLLQPSESNTIYFIAPTEPGEYTYVCTVPGHFYTMQGVLKVVK, via the coding sequence ATGAAAAATCTAATGAAATTCAACAATATGAAAGGATTTGCTTTTGCCTTGGCTTGCCTATTTATCGGTCAAGCGGAATTAAAAGCACAAGGAAGAGCCCCAGTGGCATTGCCGGATACCGAAGATGATTTTTATAAAATGATCTCTTTGCCTGTTCCAGAGGATGTGATTCTGGAAGTGGGAGGGATGGCTACCATGCCAGATGGGAGTCTGGCAATCTGTACCCGGAGAGGAGAGGTTTGGATAGTTTCCAGCCCGGAAATCTCCGGAAGTGAACAGCCAGTGTATAAGAGGTTTGCACATGGTCTTCATGAGCCACTTGGGTTGGCTTATCATGAGGGAGACATCTATGTGACACAGAGAAGTGAATTGACACGATTGACTGATACCGATGGAGATGGAAAAGCCGATGTCTATAAAAAAATAGTTTCATGGCCTCTTTCAGGGAACTACCATGAATATTCTTATGGTCCCGTATTTCTTCCCAATGGGAATATGCTGGTTACTCTGAATGTAGGCTGGAGCAATAGCCTTGGTCATGGGGTGAGTCTGGTGCCATGGAGAGGCTGGACACTTGAGATCACACCAGAAGGGGAAATGAAGCCGTTTGCAGCTGGTATGCGCTCACCGGCAGGTTATGGGCTGAATGCTGAAGGGGATTTCTTTTATACAGAAAATCAAGGTGACTGGGTTGGTTCGGGTAGAATCTCCCATGTGGAGAAAGGTGATTTTCTGGGGAATGCGGAAAGCTTGGCCTGGTCTGGACTTCCAGGATCTACTGTAACACTGAAAAAAGAGGATATTCCTAATACAGGGGAACCTATGTATGATGTGTCTAAACGTGTACCAGGGTTAAAAGCACCTGCGATTTGGTTGCCTCATGGGATTATGGGGATTTCTACCTCAGGGTTTTTAAATGACAATACTGCCGGAGGATTTGGCCCCTTCGCCAATCAGGTGTTCGTAGGAGATCAGGGACAAAGTAATATTGCCAGAATAGACTTCGAAAAAATTGATGGGGTTTATCAAGGGGTTGCATTTCCATTTAGAGAAGGTTTTTCTTCGGGTATCCTGAGAATGGTATGGGGCAATGATGCCTCTATGTTTGTGGGCATGACCAGCCGTGGTTGGTCATCTACAGGCAAGGAGTTGTTTAGTTTACAGCGCTTAGTATGGACTGGAAGAATGCCATTTGAGATGAAGACGATCAAGTCTAAACCGGATGGATTTGAGATAGAATTCACTCAGCCTGTCAATAAAGAAGTGGCAGAAAACCCGGCAAATTATCAGGTGACTGGTTTTACCTATAAATACCAAGCTGCTTATGGTAGTCCGGTAATAAACAATGAAGCATGCAATATCATAGGTGTAGTAGTTTCTGAAGATGGGATGAAAGCCCGTCTGGTAGTAGAAAACCTGAGACTAGGGTACATACACGAGATCAAAGCTGAGGGAGTAGAATCTACCACAGGAAAAAACCTGCTACATCCGGTAGGCTACTACACCTTGAATAATTTTGGTAAGGGAGAATTGGTGGATGTGGCACCATTCAAGGCCCGACATGATCATGAGATGATGATGAAAGCCATGGCAGATAGTGTAGCCCAGGCCCAGGCAGAAGCCGAGGCTAAAGCACAGGCTGCTGCGGCAAAGAAACAGGAAGCCGCAAATAAGCCTGCAGCTCCTAAAATGGGAAAACATGTCACTTCCATGCCTGCCGATTGGGGAGGTAAAGCAGATCTTACGATCAATATGGGGACTAAGCCCGGTCTTAAATTCGATCCGGCGCAGGTTCAGGTGAAAGCAGGCAGCAAGGTAAAGCTGGTGTTCCAAAATGTAGATGACATGCTGCACAACTTGGTCATAGTGATGCCGGGAACTGCCCTAGAGGTAGGAGAGGCTGCGATGAAACTTGGCTTGGAAGGGCAGCAGAAAGATTATATACCTAACACTAGCAAGGTGCTTGTACACACCAAATTGCTCCAGCCAAGTGAATCAAATACCATTTACTTTATAGCTCCTACTGAACCAGGTGAATATACCTATGTATGTACTGTGCCGGGGCATTTCTATACTATGCAGGGAGTATTGAAGGTAGTAAAGTAA
- a CDS encoding heparan-alpha-glucosaminide N-acetyltransferase domain-containing protein: protein MKISQNSISPGISNRYLALDVLRGLTIAFMIVVNTAGDWSNLFAPLAHAKWHGFTPTDLVFPTFLFVVGNAMSFSMKKLQQMDTAGFFKKVGKKTLLIFLIGWLLNAFPFYDVSDTGALSFIDITEVRLFGVLQRIALCYFFGAVVLYYGGIKGAWIFSGIALFGYWAIMYFFGDTADPYGLTGNAAIKLDLALIGPERMYGGEGIPFDPEGILSTLPGVVNVIAGFLAGKMIQKLGNTMETVKKLLAIGLILIIIAYIWDQFFPINKKIWTSSYVLLTVGIDLLLLALLVAVIEVKNWRGWTYFFEVFGRNPLILYVLSGMVVTILYMIPIGDTTLRAFIYANFFTSWLAPKMASFLFAFSYMLLIWVIGLWMDKKRIYIKV, encoded by the coding sequence GTGAAAATCTCCCAAAATTCTATTTCTCCAGGTATAAGCAACAGATATCTGGCCCTCGATGTGCTACGTGGACTGACGATCGCATTTATGATTGTCGTCAATACTGCTGGTGATTGGAGCAATCTATTCGCTCCTCTTGCCCATGCGAAATGGCATGGCTTCACTCCCACTGATCTGGTTTTTCCCACGTTCCTTTTTGTAGTGGGCAATGCGATGAGTTTTTCCATGAAAAAACTTCAACAGATGGATACAGCTGGTTTTTTCAAGAAAGTAGGTAAAAAAACCTTGCTTATATTTTTGATAGGCTGGCTTCTCAATGCATTTCCTTTTTATGATGTCTCAGATACCGGTGCGCTGAGTTTTATTGATATTACAGAGGTACGATTATTCGGAGTACTTCAGCGAATCGCCCTGTGCTATTTCTTCGGCGCGGTAGTCCTGTATTATGGAGGGATCAAAGGAGCCTGGATTTTCAGCGGCATCGCTCTTTTTGGCTACTGGGCTATCATGTATTTCTTTGGTGATACGGCTGATCCATATGGCCTTACCGGCAATGCTGCTATCAAGCTCGACCTGGCACTTATAGGCCCAGAAAGAATGTATGGGGGTGAAGGCATCCCCTTTGACCCGGAAGGTATCCTCAGTACCTTACCTGGAGTAGTCAATGTAATCGCAGGATTTCTGGCAGGGAAGATGATCCAAAAACTGGGAAATACTATGGAGACGGTTAAGAAACTGCTTGCGATCGGCCTCATACTTATTATTATTGCTTACATCTGGGATCAGTTCTTTCCTATTAATAAAAAGATTTGGACCAGCTCTTATGTATTGCTGACAGTTGGAATCGACCTACTATTACTTGCACTGCTAGTTGCTGTAATAGAAGTAAAGAACTGGAGAGGCTGGACCTATTTCTTTGAGGTTTTTGGCAGAAACCCACTGATCTTATATGTGCTGTCAGGGATGGTAGTGACTATCTTGTACATGATTCCCATCGGAGATACTACCCTGAGAGCTTTTATCTACGCCAATTTCTTCACAAGCTGGCTGGCTCCAAAAATGGCTTCCTTCCTCTTTGCCTTCAGCTATATGTTACTCATTTGGGTAATCGGACTCTGGATGGATAAGAAAAGAATCTATATAAAGGTTTAA
- a CDS encoding response regulator transcription factor, with protein MEKSIHNILLVEDDLRVATLIQRGLEEQNYLVTMAYDGLSAKKLVYSNSFDLMITDIILPKMDGLELCKEIRQERPDLPIIMLTALGNTNDKVEGFDAGADDYLVKPFEMRELIARIGALLKRARHSTGNPIKILKLADLEMDLNTKIVRRQGVSIHLTPKEFNLLLFLLQNTGRVISRSEIAKNVWDTHFDTGTNYIDVYINYLRKKIDRDFDKKLVHTKSGMGFILMEEE; from the coding sequence ATGGAAAAGTCTATCCACAACATATTGTTGGTTGAGGACGACCTTAGGGTAGCTACGCTAATTCAAAGAGGGCTTGAGGAACAAAATTATTTGGTCACCATGGCTTATGATGGTCTTTCAGCCAAAAAGCTTGTTTACAGCAACTCCTTCGATCTGATGATTACCGATATCATATTGCCTAAAATGGACGGGCTGGAGCTTTGTAAAGAAATCCGTCAAGAAAGGCCCGATTTGCCTATTATTATGCTTACGGCATTAGGTAACACAAATGATAAGGTAGAGGGATTTGACGCAGGAGCAGATGACTATCTGGTGAAGCCATTTGAGATGCGGGAATTAATAGCCCGTATAGGCGCCCTGCTGAAACGGGCCCGGCATAGCACAGGCAATCCCATTAAAATATTAAAACTGGCTGACCTTGAAATGGATCTGAATACTAAAATAGTAAGACGACAAGGAGTAAGTATTCATCTCACACCAAAGGAATTTAATCTTTTATTGTTTCTGCTACAAAATACGGGGCGTGTCATATCCAGATCCGAAATCGCCAAAAATGTATGGGATACTCATTTTGACACCGGCACTAATTACATTGATGTCTACATTAACTATTTGAGAAAAAAAATAGACAGGGATTTTGATAAAAAACTAGTTCATACAAAATCCGGAATGGGTTTTATCTTAATGGAAGAAGAATGA
- a CDS encoding HAMP domain-containing sensor histidine kinase has translation MKVRTRITILFTLITAAILFVFACVIFYSSKKNREQEFYTLLEKEAITKANLFFQAQVESQTLQDIYRNNRQIINEVEVAIYNRDFQLLYHDDVIIDFVKETKSMIDEVYMNGDIRFYQDNWQVVGLLFEFEDNEYIITATAVDEYGYNKLNNLLRNSVVVFIISILFICIAGFFFSKKVFEPVKELTEKAKLISATNLDMRLSSNGNKDELSEMANTFNDMLKRLERSFDAQKHFVSNVSHELRTPLAAMIAELELAVTNDADPSECKLVISNVLSDAKKIVRLTNSLLDMAKASYDPSEISFKPLRIDELLLDARQKVVQAHPEYKIVIQVKEDFENDSQIMVHANEYLLKVAFGNLIENGCKFSKQKEVTVVMSFAQKNIVLSFEDRGIGIADEDIPHLFKPFFRGENSQYSAGLGIGLSLTQKIIALHQGEVKVSSQKNIGTTFTVILPQINPAVLIKL, from the coding sequence ATGAAAGTTCGCACTAGGATAACCATCTTGTTCACACTGATCACGGCAGCCATTCTTTTTGTCTTTGCATGTGTAATTTTTTACTCCTCAAAAAAGAACAGGGAACAGGAATTTTATACTCTTTTGGAAAAGGAGGCTATTACCAAAGCAAACCTGTTTTTCCAAGCCCAGGTAGAAAGCCAAACATTACAGGACATCTATCGCAACAACCGCCAAATCATCAATGAAGTAGAGGTAGCCATTTACAACAGGGATTTTCAGTTGCTATATCATGATGACGTAATCATTGATTTTGTCAAAGAGACAAAATCAATGATAGATGAGGTATACATGAATGGCGATATCAGATTCTATCAGGACAATTGGCAGGTAGTGGGTTTGCTATTTGAATTTGAAGACAATGAATATATCATTACTGCTACTGCAGTGGATGAATACGGATACAACAAGCTCAACAACCTCCTCAGAAATAGTGTGGTGGTGTTCATCATATCAATCCTATTTATATGTATTGCTGGGTTTTTCTTCTCAAAGAAAGTCTTTGAACCCGTAAAGGAATTGACTGAAAAGGCTAAACTAATCTCTGCCACCAATCTGGACATGCGGCTAAGCAGTAATGGGAACAAGGATGAGTTATCAGAAATGGCTAATACTTTCAATGATATGTTGAAACGTTTAGAACGTTCCTTTGATGCCCAAAAACATTTTGTATCCAATGTATCCCATGAATTACGGACACCTCTGGCAGCTATGATCGCCGAACTAGAGCTTGCAGTTACTAATGACGCAGACCCCTCTGAATGCAAACTTGTGATTTCAAATGTGCTGTCAGATGCTAAGAAAATTGTCCGGCTTACCAATAGTCTATTGGACATGGCCAAGGCAAGCTATGATCCTTCAGAAATTTCATTTAAACCCTTACGGATAGATGAATTACTTCTGGATGCGAGACAAAAGGTAGTACAAGCCCATCCAGAGTACAAAATAGTCATTCAGGTAAAAGAAGATTTTGAGAATGATAGCCAGATCATGGTACATGCCAATGAATACCTTTTGAAAGTGGCTTTTGGAAACCTGATCGAAAATGGCTGTAAATTTTCTAAGCAAAAAGAAGTCACCGTGGTCATGTCCTTTGCTCAAAAAAACATTGTTTTATCCTTTGAGGACAGGGGTATCGGTATAGCGGATGAGGACATACCTCACCTATTCAAGCCATTTTTCCGCGGAGAGAACAGTCAGTATTCAGCAGGACTAGGAATAGGCCTTTCACTTACCCAGAAAATAATCGCATTGCATCAAGGGGAAGTTAAAGTTTCTTCTCAAAAAAATATAGGAACAACATTTACTGTGATTTTGCCCCAAATCAATCCCGCCGTTCTAATCAAACTCTAA
- a CDS encoding PPK2 family polyphosphate kinase: MRNIASESLKVTEPISLKEISTSIDLEASEKKKDKELNKLREKLSKHQDIMYAHNKYSVLICLQGMDTAGKDSLIREVFKEFNPRGVVVHSFKTPSKLELQHDYLWRHVIALPQRGKYGVFNRTHYENVLVTRVHPSYILGENIPGINSIEDITEEFWEKRFDQINNFEKQISENGTIILKFFLHLGKEEQRQRLLRRLNKAKHNWKFSPGDLKERGRWDDYQKYYEEAINKTSKPHAPWYVIPSDNKETARVLVAKAILERMEQITDIQEPELDESISQHILMYKDMLSKEVI, translated from the coding sequence ATGAGGAATATCGCTAGTGAAAGCCTTAAAGTGACCGAACCTATTTCACTTAAAGAAATTTCGACATCCATAGATCTGGAAGCGTCAGAAAAAAAGAAAGATAAAGAACTCAACAAGCTGAGGGAGAAACTAAGTAAACATCAGGACATTATGTATGCCCACAACAAATACAGTGTTCTGATCTGCCTCCAAGGAATGGATACTGCTGGAAAGGATAGTCTCATCCGAGAAGTGTTCAAAGAATTCAATCCAAGGGGGGTAGTAGTCCATAGTTTCAAAACGCCATCTAAGCTTGAGCTTCAGCATGATTACCTATGGCGTCATGTTATTGCCCTGCCACAGCGGGGTAAATATGGAGTGTTCAATAGAACCCATTACGAGAATGTGCTGGTAACCCGGGTACATCCTTCCTACATATTAGGTGAAAATATCCCTGGAATCAATTCCATTGAGGATATCACAGAGGAGTTCTGGGAAAAGCGCTTTGATCAGATCAATAACTTCGAAAAACAAATCAGTGAAAACGGTACGATTATCCTAAAGTTCTTTTTGCATCTCGGTAAAGAGGAGCAGAGACAACGGTTGCTGAGAAGATTGAATAAAGCAAAGCACAACTGGAAGTTTTCTCCCGGAGACCTCAAAGAACGGGGACGTTGGGATGACTACCAAAAGTACTATGAGGAAGCGATAAACAAAACCTCAAAACCACACGCTCCATGGTATGTAATCCCATCGGACAACAAGGAAACCGCCAGGGTTTTGGTAGCCAAGGCGATTCTGGAGAGGATGGAGCAAATCACTGATATACAGGAGCCGGAACTTGATGAGAGTATCAGCCAACATATTCTGATGTATAAGGATATGCTTAGTAAGGAGGTGATTTAG
- a CDS encoding S9 family peptidase, protein MLKAHLSLSGRTLYPLLILLIFNHLQSSAQVTEETYHKAEYFLSGNIQRQAYHLEVVPNWLNNKNSFWHQSYTKDGKRFFITDIEKGETKEAFDHVVLAELLTNKSGEKIDPQELPFTKIQFKNDGTITFGWKNKSWSYSKGRLSSERNTPETRDHSMAISPDGNYKAYVKNFNLYVENMETGEETQLSFDGKKDYEYASYWGWSDMILGENGERPAHFSVNWSPDSKKIQTQIVDLRLAEKMLLLDNSQDDKFRPQLMGYYRASPGDTTVVMYTPVLFDLENKSATKFSELSLPHFIGMNLKWDSDSQNLFGTYIHRGFKSFDIIELNADTKQIRKVYSESSPTHISNNPIFKKLANGQFILGSEKSGWNQLYLGDWSQESLVNNITAGEFMVKNVLFIDEDNQVIYLEASGREKDVNPYYSFVYTVNFDGSGLERLTPENAYHDIAYQTGKDYFVDNYSTVNQPTVSVVRELKTGKIVHEISKADISNLLQKGYQSPKQFSARAKDGKTTIHGIYYLPTDFDSEKRYPIIDYTYTGPHIDITPKTFKAGLIGLQQPMAELGFVVVTVDGLGTAGRGKAFSNVSYNNLGDGTTDHVLAIKELASKNTFMDVEKVGIFGHSAGGYDAARAMLLHPDFYKVAVASAGDHDHRMEKAWWPEMYMGYPTGDFYHEQSNITNAANLKGHLLLAHGGIDENVNPSATFKFAEALIKAGKDFDLFIWPSRNHSFGRTDGDYFTKKRWDYFIEHLMGEKPLRHYQLHK, encoded by the coding sequence ATGCTTAAAGCTCATTTATCCCTTTCCGGAAGGACTTTATACCCACTACTTATTCTGCTTATTTTCAATCACTTACAATCAAGTGCTCAAGTAACAGAAGAAACATACCATAAAGCTGAATATTTCTTAAGCGGTAATATCCAGCGTCAAGCCTACCATTTGGAAGTAGTCCCGAATTGGCTGAACAATAAAAATAGCTTTTGGCATCAAAGCTATACCAAGGACGGTAAGCGTTTTTTTATTACAGATATTGAAAAAGGAGAAACCAAAGAAGCCTTTGACCATGTGGTTTTGGCGGAACTACTAACCAATAAAAGCGGTGAAAAAATCGATCCACAGGAACTTCCATTCACCAAAATCCAGTTTAAAAATGATGGTACAATAACTTTTGGGTGGAAAAACAAAAGCTGGTCTTATTCTAAAGGCAGGCTGTCATCAGAAAGAAATACTCCGGAAACAAGAGACCACTCAATGGCTATTTCTCCAGATGGCAACTATAAAGCCTACGTGAAGAATTTCAATCTCTACGTAGAGAATATGGAAACCGGAGAAGAAACCCAATTAAGTTTTGATGGGAAAAAAGACTATGAATATGCCTCTTATTGGGGTTGGTCGGACATGATTCTCGGAGAAAATGGGGAGCGTCCAGCACACTTTTCCGTCAACTGGTCACCGGATTCCAAAAAAATCCAGACGCAGATTGTAGATCTGAGACTGGCAGAAAAAATGTTGCTCCTGGACAATAGCCAGGATGATAAGTTTCGCCCCCAACTGATGGGCTATTACCGAGCATCCCCAGGGGATACTACGGTGGTGATGTACACACCTGTATTATTCGATTTGGAGAATAAATCAGCCACCAAATTTTCTGAGCTTTCCTTGCCGCACTTTATAGGAATGAATTTGAAATGGGACAGTGATAGTCAAAATCTTTTCGGCACCTATATCCACAGAGGTTTCAAGAGTTTTGATATAATCGAGCTAAATGCTGACACGAAGCAAATCCGAAAAGTATATTCCGAGTCTTCACCCACACACATAAGCAACAATCCTATTTTCAAAAAATTGGCTAATGGTCAATTTATTCTGGGCTCAGAAAAATCAGGTTGGAATCAGCTATATCTGGGGGACTGGAGCCAGGAAAGTCTTGTGAACAACATCACTGCAGGAGAATTTATGGTGAAAAATGTCCTGTTCATTGACGAGGATAACCAAGTGATTTACCTCGAAGCTTCCGGTAGAGAAAAAGATGTGAATCCCTATTATTCATTTGTTTACACGGTGAACTTTGATGGATCAGGGTTGGAACGATTGACCCCTGAAAATGCCTATCACGATATAGCATATCAAACAGGTAAAGACTATTTCGTCGATAATTATTCAACGGTAAACCAGCCCACAGTTTCTGTAGTACGGGAGCTGAAAACCGGCAAAATTGTGCATGAAATCTCTAAGGCAGACATTTCCAATCTATTGCAAAAAGGATATCAAAGTCCCAAGCAATTCTCAGCCAGGGCAAAAGACGGCAAGACAACTATTCATGGGATCTATTATTTACCGACTGATTTTGACAGTGAAAAAAGATATCCGATTATTGACTACACGTATACGGGGCCACATATTGACATCACCCCTAAAACCTTCAAAGCTGGGTTAATCGGCCTACAACAGCCTATGGCAGAACTGGGATTTGTGGTGGTCACTGTGGATGGCTTAGGTACTGCTGGAAGAGGCAAGGCTTTTAGCAATGTGTCCTACAACAATCTTGGAGACGGAACCACAGACCATGTTTTAGCTATAAAGGAATTGGCATCAAAAAATACGTTTATGGATGTGGAGAAAGTCGGGATATTTGGTCATTCTGCAGGTGGCTATGACGCTGCACGCGCGATGCTTTTGCACCCGGATTTTTACAAAGTCGCCGTGGCTTCGGCAGGAGATCACGATCACAGAATGGAAAAAGCTTGGTGGCCAGAAATGTACATGGGCTATCCTACAGGAGACTTTTACCACGAGCAGTCTAATATCACAAATGCCGCAAATCTAAAAGGCCATCTGTTATTGGCCCATGGAGGTATAGATGAAAATGTCAATCCTTCGGCTACTTTCAAGTTTGCGGAGGCACTGATCAAAGCAGGCAAAGATTTTGATTTATTTATCTGGCCAAGCAGAAACCATAGCTTTGGCCGAACAGATGGAGACTACTTCACTAAAAAGCGTTGGGATTATTTCATTGAGCATCTGATGGGAGAAAAACCGCTTAGGCATTATCAACTTCATAAATGA
- a CDS encoding type II toxin-antitoxin system RelE/ParE family toxin — MKVIWTNQAQKDYDQNIDYLLSEWSEKVAQNFIHQVNLTIQLLTIHPY, encoded by the coding sequence ATGAAAGTCATATGGACTAATCAAGCCCAGAAGGACTATGATCAAAACATAGATTACTTACTTTCAGAATGGTCTGAAAAAGTAGCGCAAAATTTTATTCATCAGGTTAATTTAACTATTCAGCTTCTTACCATACATCCATATTAA